In a single window of the Verrucomicrobiia bacterium genome:
- a CDS encoding ComEC/Rec2 family competence protein produces the protein MNHPLLPPALAFAGGILADDWLGRPPGAWLIAAGALLVVAVFPGRVGIPGLWMGWAAAGGLAHALHATPVSPTDLRRIVPPAPQLVELRGVIGATPALRLQERRGIPVGRTLVRIETCAWKKSGTGWMPVSGPVMTTTRGVFPAALCRGRQVTVTGVLREPSGPAAPGLFDYRRHLRNQGVWRVLETSGVEDWTPVPGSPDHPPWSDRFLPWARAALAKGLPDDEAARLLPAMMLGWRTGIPGDLDTTFLEAGTRHVFAISGLHIGLLAALLLGLLRVAGLPRPASAVALMPLLWFYVAATGWQASSMRAALLMSVIAGTWVLNRPADLLNSLGLAALVILVPSPGQLFQAGFQLSFGVVTSLAVLVPALESRLLRSLRWNADPFLPDALRPRWQQWLDAPFRRLATSVATVVAAFLGALPFTVQHFHLLTPVALLANLCVVPLAGLALAACAASLLVSPLWPGLAAVFNASAWLWMHSMVRLSEAFAALPGGVWHVAAPSWVWWLPYALVLIALVQGRWPSPGRARTLLLAGAALATIAGVLFVVRAPITRLTCLAAGEAFVFDAPGRSEDLVINTGSVGAGASVVTPFLYAQGWNSAPLLAIGQADAARIGDLPGFLRRFQPRTIAITDRRLRSPAYRSGLALADSLGLAIRNVRAGDRVAGWTVLAPAAGEPLRSADDASLVLARRIHGQQILLMSHAGRSAQRALLERSRGSPGLESDVVIAGLPREGEPLMPELLEALRPRLVIVTSSAPPIGRRVRPEVRTRLTAFGVPTHYAEDGGALVLEFGPRAVVLKRDGRPLHRLPRLPAS, from the coding sequence ATGAACCATCCCCTGCTGCCACCCGCCCTGGCCTTTGCCGGGGGCATTCTCGCCGATGATTGGCTGGGACGGCCGCCGGGGGCCTGGCTGATTGCCGCCGGCGCTTTGCTGGTGGTGGCGGTGTTTCCGGGACGCGTCGGCATCCCGGGCCTTTGGATGGGCTGGGCGGCGGCCGGAGGCCTTGCTCATGCGTTGCATGCCACCCCGGTGTCCCCGACCGACCTTCGGCGCATCGTCCCACCGGCTCCCCAGTTGGTCGAGTTGCGCGGTGTGATCGGCGCCACGCCGGCGCTTCGCCTGCAGGAACGCCGGGGAATCCCGGTCGGACGCACCCTGGTCCGGATTGAGACCTGTGCCTGGAAGAAGTCCGGGACCGGCTGGATGCCGGTCTCGGGTCCGGTCATGACAACCACCCGTGGCGTGTTCCCGGCGGCGCTGTGCCGGGGGCGTCAGGTCACGGTGACCGGGGTCCTGCGCGAACCGTCGGGGCCGGCCGCTCCGGGCCTCTTTGACTATCGCCGCCATCTGCGCAACCAGGGGGTCTGGCGCGTGCTGGAGACCTCCGGTGTGGAGGACTGGACCCCGGTTCCGGGGTCCCCGGACCATCCGCCCTGGTCGGATCGGTTCTTGCCCTGGGCACGGGCCGCCCTGGCGAAGGGATTGCCTGATGACGAGGCGGCCCGGTTGCTCCCGGCGATGATGCTGGGCTGGCGGACCGGCATCCCGGGCGACCTGGACACCACGTTCCTCGAAGCCGGCACCCGCCATGTGTTCGCCATCAGCGGCCTGCACATTGGACTGCTGGCGGCGCTCCTGTTGGGACTCCTGCGGGTGGCGGGGCTCCCGCGTCCTGCGAGTGCGGTGGCGCTGATGCCGCTGTTGTGGTTCTACGTTGCGGCGACCGGTTGGCAGGCGTCCTCGATGCGCGCGGCCCTGCTGATGAGCGTCATCGCGGGCACCTGGGTGTTGAACCGGCCCGCAGATCTTCTGAATTCGCTGGGTCTGGCGGCGCTTGTGATTCTTGTCCCGAGCCCGGGCCAGTTGTTCCAGGCAGGATTCCAGCTGTCCTTCGGAGTCGTGACCTCGCTGGCGGTTTTGGTGCCGGCGCTGGAATCGCGACTGCTTCGATCACTCCGGTGGAATGCCGATCCGTTCCTGCCGGATGCCCTCCGCCCCCGCTGGCAGCAGTGGCTGGATGCTCCATTCCGCCGGCTGGCGACGTCCGTGGCAACGGTCGTGGCCGCGTTTCTTGGTGCCCTGCCGTTTACAGTCCAACACTTCCACCTCCTGACTCCGGTGGCCCTCCTGGCCAATCTGTGCGTGGTGCCGCTGGCCGGCCTTGCGCTGGCGGCATGCGCGGCCTCGCTGCTGGTCAGCCCGCTCTGGCCGGGATTGGCCGCGGTGTTCAACGCCAGCGCCTGGCTCTGGATGCACAGCATGGTCCGGCTGAGTGAAGCCTTTGCCGCGCTCCCCGGTGGCGTGTGGCATGTCGCCGCCCCGTCCTGGGTGTGGTGGCTTCCCTACGCTCTCGTGCTGATCGCCCTCGTCCAGGGGCGGTGGCCATCGCCCGGTCGCGCCCGAACCCTGTTGCTGGCGGGGGCAGCGCTCGCGACGATCGCCGGCGTCCTGTTTGTGGTACGGGCACCGATCACCCGGCTGACGTGCCTCGCGGCCGGGGAGGCCTTCGTCTTTGACGCCCCCGGCCGGTCCGAGGATCTCGTGATCAACACCGGGAGCGTCGGGGCAGGGGCGTCCGTCGTGACCCCGTTTCTGTACGCCCAGGGATGGAACTCGGCACCGCTGCTCGCCATCGGCCAGGCGGACGCCGCGCGCATCGGGGATCTGCCCGGATTCCTCCGGCGATTCCAGCCCCGGACGATTGCGATCACGGACCGACGCCTCCGCTCGCCCGCCTATCGGTCGGGTTTGGCGCTGGCCGATTCCCTCGGCCTGGCGATCCGCAATGTGCGGGCGGGAGACCGGGTGGCGGGCTGGACGGTCCTGGCTCCGGCTGCCGGAGAGCCGTTGCGATCGGCGGACGACGCCTCCCTCGTATTGGCCCGCCGCATCCACGGGCAACAGATTCTTCTGATGTCCCATGCCGGCCGGTCCGCGCAGCGCGCTCTCCTCGAACGATCGCGGGGATCCCCCGGGCTGGAGTCCGACGTCGTGATTGCCGGCCTGCCGCGGGAGGGCGAGCCGCTCATGCCGGAACTGCTTGAGGCCCTCCGACCGCGGCTGGTGATTGTCACCTCCAGTGCACCGCCCATTGGACGCCGGGTGCGTCCGGAGGTGCGCACCCGGCTGACCGCATTTGGGGTACCCACGCACTACGCCGAGGACGGCGGTGCCCTGGTCCTTGAGTTCGGTCCCCGGGCTGTTGTGCTGAAGCGGGACGGCCGACCACTCCACCGGCTGCCACGGCTGCCCGCATCCTGA
- a CDS encoding gamma-glutamylcyclotransferase, with protein MRLRCPRSCPVGVGALSGWRFRINAAGWATVVPESGAQVYGRLWELPVEDELALDVYEDLPGGLYSKDAVVLNASPVPGRPVMIYQATDSSPGRAAPWYLDPILEEAADCGFPEAYLEELRRWRHPLR; from the coding sequence ATGAGATTGCGATGTCCGCGGTCTTGTCCGGTGGGCGTCGGCGCGTTGTCGGGCTGGAGATTCCGGATCAATGCGGCCGGCTGGGCCACGGTGGTGCCGGAGTCCGGGGCACAGGTTTACGGCCGGCTTTGGGAGCTTCCGGTCGAGGATGAACTTGCACTCGACGTCTATGAGGATCTGCCCGGCGGGTTGTACTCCAAGGACGCAGTGGTGCTGAATGCGTCGCCGGTGCCCGGCCGGCCGGTGATGATCTATCAGGCGACGGATTCCAGTCCGGGCCGCGCGGCACCCTGGTACCTGGACCCGATTCTTGAAGAGGCGGCGGATTGCGGGTTCCCCGAGGCCTACCTGGAGGAACTGCGCCGTTGGCGGCATCCGTTGCGATGA